A single region of the Candidatus Nitrospira nitrificans genome encodes:
- a CDS encoding BACON domain-containing protein — protein sequence MPTLTVSPAAVTFSGVQGGANPASQNVMITSNGDWAASSSAPWLTLSPWAGIGNGPIAANV from the coding sequence ATGCCAACTCTTACCGTCAGCCCAGCCGCGGTGACGTTCTCGGGAGTGCAGGGCGGAGCGAATCCCGCGAGCCAGAATGTGATGATCACTTCGAACGGCGATTGGGCGGCCAGTAGCAGTGCGCCCTGGCTGACTCTCAGCCCCTGGGCCGGCATCGGCAACGGCCCCATTGCCGCCAACGT
- a CDS encoding nucleotide sugar dehydrogenase yields the protein MNKQESRSIAVVGLGYVGLPIAVAFGKIDPVIGFDINKRKIEELQKGIDRTGEVSQNDLAATQIRYTSEPSDLKTAKFIIVAVPTPINEALQPDLTALQKSSELIGQNLSPGTIVVYESTVYPGATEEVCLPILERTSGMKAGVEFKVGYSPERINPGDKEHTLEKIIKVVSAQDAESLDIIADTYALVVKAGVHRASSIKVAEAAKVIENTQRDLNIALMNELALIFHRLGIDTKSVLEAAGTKWNFLKFSPGLVGGHCIGVDPYYLTSKAESVGYHPQVILSGRRINNGMGKFVAEHTMKLLSHMSRPVNELRVGVLGLTFKENVPDLRNSKVPDIISELREYGIKVFVYDPIAESEEAVAEYGIHLVGWEQMNDLDGLVVAVAHKRFSDMGIGDLLKPLRDQKQAVVIDVKGILDPSHIPASIKYWRL from the coding sequence ATGAACAAGCAAGAATCGCGATCGATTGCTGTTGTAGGATTGGGCTACGTGGGCCTTCCAATTGCCGTGGCATTTGGGAAAATTGACCCCGTGATTGGTTTTGACATCAATAAAAGGAAAATTGAAGAATTACAAAAAGGAATCGATCGCACAGGAGAAGTATCACAAAATGATCTGGCTGCCACTCAAATAAGATATACATCCGAACCGTCTGACCTCAAAACAGCCAAGTTCATTATTGTTGCCGTTCCGACTCCCATTAATGAGGCATTGCAGCCGGATCTTACCGCCTTACAAAAATCCTCGGAGCTGATCGGGCAGAACCTCTCTCCAGGTACTATTGTGGTGTATGAGTCGACGGTTTACCCGGGTGCGACTGAGGAGGTTTGCCTGCCGATCCTGGAAAGAACGTCCGGAATGAAAGCGGGTGTAGAGTTCAAGGTAGGGTACTCGCCGGAACGAATAAATCCTGGAGATAAGGAACATACGCTTGAAAAGATTATCAAGGTCGTATCGGCACAGGACGCTGAATCTCTGGACATCATTGCGGACACATATGCGTTAGTTGTAAAAGCGGGGGTTCATCGAGCATCAAGCATCAAGGTGGCGGAGGCCGCCAAGGTCATCGAAAATACTCAACGAGACCTGAATATCGCATTGATGAACGAGCTCGCTTTGATTTTTCATCGCCTGGGAATCGATACTAAATCCGTCCTTGAAGCCGCAGGGACGAAGTGGAACTTCCTCAAGTTCTCTCCTGGTCTTGTCGGCGGCCATTGCATCGGAGTGGATCCTTATTATTTGACATCAAAAGCGGAATCTGTGGGCTATCATCCACAAGTGATTCTTTCTGGTCGTCGCATCAACAACGGCATGGGAAAGTTTGTGGCAGAACATACCATGAAGCTACTCAGCCACATGTCTCGCCCTGTGAACGAACTCAGGGTAGGAGTGCTCGGCTTGACGTTTAAGGAAAACGTGCCTGATCTTCGCAACAGCAAAGTGCCCGACATCATCTCCGAGCTTCGTGAATATGGAATCAAGGTATTCGTGTATGATCCGATTGCCGAGAGTGAGGAAGCCGTGGCAGAGTACGGCATTCACCTCGTCGGCTGGGAACAAATGAACGATCTTGATGGATTAGTCGTTGCCGTCGCGCATAAGAGGTTTTCCGATATGGGTATCGGAGATCTCCTCAAGCCTCTTCGCGATCAGAAACAAGCTGTCGTGATCGACGTCAAGGGCATCCTTGATCCAAGTCATATTCCTGCGTCGATAAAATATTGGCGGCTGTGA
- a CDS encoding CBS domain-containing protein produces the protein MITIVPRRPSGIYLESTHDEAYGVLQGEDRYVKDIMTRDVIISDASLCLKEAVRTIKDRQLSILIICLKNEPVLAVTQYDIALNMVESDEHSAFATFHEIIKKREAVRCHEDALLVDAVRAMLEHHARHIPVVDAKGNAVGALSLMDAMGAMTPEAAAKWLTKMRRICSKDRSPMLNG, from the coding sequence ATGATCACAATAGTTCCCCGACGTCCTTCTGGAATCTATTTGGAGTCGACCCATGATGAGGCCTATGGAGTACTTCAAGGTGAAGATCGCTATGTGAAGGACATCATGACGAGAGACGTCATAATCAGCGATGCTTCGCTTTGTCTCAAAGAGGCAGTCCGGACAATAAAAGATAGACAACTATCCATACTAATCATCTGCCTAAAAAACGAGCCGGTTTTAGCAGTAACTCAGTACGATATAGCGCTCAACATGGTAGAGTCCGATGAGCATTCTGCTTTCGCTACTTTTCATGAGATCATCAAAAAACGCGAAGCGGTCAGATGTCATGAGGATGCTCTTCTTGTGGATGCCGTCAGGGCAATGCTGGAACATCATGCTCGCCATATTCCGGTAGTGGACGCAAAAGGCAATGCGGTAGGAGCGCTCTCGTTGATGGATGCAATGGGAGCCATGACGCCGGAAGCCGCAGCCAAGTGGCTAACGAAGATGCGACGAATCTGTTCGAAGGACCGATCTCCGATGCTGAACGGATAG
- a CDS encoding DUF2238 domain-containing protein — MSKTRVLQGLGAWYTILWALLAISPYDRQDWLLENLLALAAVIALLVSHRWFEFTTPSYVLLTGFLTLHAVGSHYTYAEVPFGHWLQRTFDLTRNPFDRLIHFSYGLLLVYPLHELLVRLAGVRGLWSYYLSVSGVVAQSGFFELIEAVVAHIVNPELGSAYLGTQGDEWDAQKDMGSALAGALITIVAVSLGERYHWLPGIDKKESLCLQEHS, encoded by the coding sequence GTGTCAAAGACAAGAGTGCTGCAAGGACTGGGAGCTTGGTACACGATTCTTTGGGCTCTATTGGCCATTTCTCCGTACGATCGTCAGGATTGGTTGTTAGAGAATCTCCTGGCGTTGGCAGCGGTGATAGCGCTCCTGGTGTCCCATCGGTGGTTTGAATTTACCACTCCTTCTTACGTTCTCCTCACCGGCTTTTTGACGCTGCATGCCGTCGGTTCCCATTACACCTATGCGGAAGTGCCGTTCGGCCATTGGCTGCAACGCACGTTCGATCTGACAAGGAATCCGTTCGATCGCCTGATCCATTTTTCTTATGGACTGCTCTTGGTCTACCCCCTACATGAACTCCTGGTACGACTAGCGGGTGTCCGAGGCTTGTGGTCTTATTATCTTTCCGTCAGTGGAGTGGTGGCACAAAGCGGATTCTTTGAGTTGATTGAAGCAGTCGTCGCTCACATCGTCAACCCGGAACTAGGGAGTGCATATCTCGGCACACAGGGTGACGAGTGGGACGCGCAAAAGGATATGGGCTCTGCCCTGGCAGGGGCTCTTATCACGATCGTCGCCGTGAGCCTTGGAGAGAGGTATCACTGGCTTCCCGGCATCGACAAGAAAGAAAGTCTTTGTCTACAAGAACATTCCTGA
- a CDS encoding DUF2238 domain-containing protein, whose translation MNLQKMGVPIALFSWYVVLSLWTAYAPADRDFWLLASILPTVFVFVLIVTHRAIPLSHTSYILIAVFLTMHAIGVHYTYARVPAGGWIEYVLPVSRNHYDRIVHFCFGFLLTYPLEELLRLSTGVRGWLLYYLPVITVLGLSGLWEMIEAWVAQAVHPELGMTYLGSQGDMWDAQRDMAAALYGALFCVALLLLMRRIRTWPRRSGVDRLADSSR comes from the coding sequence ATGAATCTTCAGAAAATGGGTGTCCCGATCGCGCTATTCAGCTGGTATGTTGTTCTGTCTCTATGGACGGCTTATGCACCGGCCGACCGGGATTTCTGGTTGCTGGCGAGTATTTTGCCGACAGTCTTTGTATTCGTCCTCATTGTGACGCATCGAGCGATTCCTCTCTCTCACACCTCTTACATCTTAATCGCCGTGTTTTTAACGATGCATGCCATTGGAGTCCACTATACCTACGCTCGAGTGCCGGCAGGTGGGTGGATAGAATATGTCTTGCCAGTGAGTCGGAATCATTACGATCGAATCGTACACTTTTGCTTCGGTTTTTTATTGACGTACCCTCTCGAGGAACTGTTGCGTCTTTCGACGGGAGTGCGCGGGTGGCTTCTCTACTATCTCCCTGTCATCACGGTCCTCGGCCTGAGTGGATTGTGGGAAATGATTGAAGCGTGGGTGGCGCAAGCCGTCCATCCGGAGTTAGGCATGACCTATCTTGGTTCGCAGGGCGATATGTGGGATGCGCAGAGAGACATGGCGGCCGCGCTTTACGGGGCTTTGTTTTGTGTGGCGCTTTTGTTGCTCATGCGTCGCATTCGAACCTGGCCTCGACGGTCCGGTGTCGACAGGCTCGCTGATTCTTCTCGTTGA
- a CDS encoding response regulator → MEAKSKILLADDHVLVAEGLQKLLEADFELTGIAADGRSLLKAVQDNPPDVAVVDISLPLLNGLDASRQILKLNPAVKIIILTMHSESTFVTEAFRIGVAGYVLKQSVGSELVLAIHEVLKGNTYVSPVVAQGLVEQAVHPSTPGVSHEAVGFAQDLSLRQREVLQLVAEGKSMKEVAAVLNVSIKTVEFHKTRIMRQLGLRTTAELTKYAITNGLISIH, encoded by the coding sequence ATGGAGGCTAAATCAAAAATCTTGCTCGCGGACGACCATGTGTTAGTGGCGGAAGGTCTTCAAAAGCTCCTCGAAGCTGATTTCGAACTGACGGGAATCGCCGCAGATGGGCGCTCATTGCTGAAAGCCGTACAGGACAATCCCCCGGACGTGGCTGTAGTCGATATTTCTCTACCGCTTCTCAACGGATTAGATGCTTCGCGGCAGATCCTCAAACTCAATCCAGCCGTCAAGATTATTATTCTGACCATGCATTCTGAGTCGACCTTCGTGACAGAAGCGTTTCGTATCGGCGTGGCGGGCTATGTCTTGAAACAATCAGTCGGGTCCGAATTGGTATTGGCCATTCATGAAGTGCTCAAAGGCAATACGTATGTGTCTCCTGTTGTGGCTCAAGGTCTCGTCGAGCAAGCCGTTCATCCTTCGACGCCCGGTGTGTCTCACGAAGCGGTCGGTTTTGCGCAAGACCTCAGCTTACGCCAACGGGAAGTACTGCAACTGGTCGCGGAAGGCAAATCCATGAAAGAAGTGGCGGCCGTGCTGAATGTATCCATCAAAACCGTTGAATTTCACAAGACACGCATCATGCGGCAACTCGGTTTGCGAACCACCGCGGAATTGACGAAATACGCGATCACGAACGGATTGATCTCGATCCACTAA
- a CDS encoding response regulator codes for MHSARILIADDHPLVVESIRQLLEPMFSVVGTVGTGQELLAAAKELRPEVVLLDVNMPGMSGFEAARQLHLKLPSVKIVFLTMLAEAIAVSQGFRSGASGYVLKQSASDELYAAVQSVLANRRFLSSGIDPEVRDAIECEWSRPEGYSSNLTGRQRQILIMLANGRSTKHIAEDLNISTKTVEFHKANITHKLGIRTTSDLIRFALAEGMTSL; via the coding sequence ATGCATAGTGCGCGTATTCTCATTGCAGATGACCATCCCCTCGTTGTCGAGAGCATCCGGCAATTGTTAGAGCCGATGTTCAGCGTTGTCGGGACGGTCGGAACGGGGCAAGAATTGTTGGCGGCGGCAAAGGAACTTCGCCCTGAAGTGGTCTTACTGGATGTCAACATGCCGGGGATGAGCGGTTTCGAAGCGGCGCGGCAACTTCATCTGAAGCTTCCAAGCGTGAAAATCGTGTTTCTTACCATGCTGGCGGAGGCGATCGCCGTGAGCCAAGGGTTTCGTTCCGGCGCCTCGGGCTATGTGCTCAAACAATCAGCGTCCGATGAACTGTATGCCGCCGTTCAAAGCGTGCTTGCCAATCGACGTTTTTTATCGAGTGGAATTGACCCGGAGGTTCGTGACGCCATTGAATGTGAATGGTCACGACCGGAAGGATATTCGAGCAATTTGACCGGACGTCAACGGCAGATCTTGATCATGCTTGCCAATGGTCGTTCTACGAAGCACATTGCGGAGGATCTCAACATTTCGACGAAAACAGTGGAATTCCACAAGGCCAACATCACCCATAAACTGGGTATTAGAACCACCTCCGATCTCATCCGCTTTGCGCTGGCGGAAGGGATGACCTCGCTCTGA
- a CDS encoding outer membrane protein, producing the protein MHSTMPVGAGLIFRFALLLALSGLLYCPQQADAADTNWAGIPQVEIPFFSVGGRATYFDPKEGEERWFGGAQVRVHPSHYVAVEGSADYRREEFAGGTKTHTYPVQGSLLIYPIGTTRLAPFILGGGGWYFTSVDGPGGFSDTQHRFGGHVGGGVQLFLTDHISLDSTYRHIWLERVESKGAGLDDKKFDDNGHMVTIGLNVHF; encoded by the coding sequence ATGCATTCAACCATGCCCGTTGGCGCAGGCCTCATATTTCGCTTTGCACTGCTGCTTGCACTCAGTGGTCTGCTGTATTGTCCTCAGCAAGCCGATGCAGCTGACACCAATTGGGCAGGGATACCACAGGTCGAGATTCCTTTCTTTTCAGTCGGTGGAAGAGCGACCTATTTCGACCCAAAAGAGGGAGAAGAGCGTTGGTTCGGAGGCGCACAGGTTCGAGTCCATCCGTCTCATTATGTTGCCGTCGAGGGATCGGCAGACTATCGACGCGAAGAGTTCGCAGGCGGCACCAAAACCCATACCTATCCCGTGCAGGGATCCCTGTTGATTTATCCAATCGGCACCACCAGATTGGCGCCTTTCATTTTGGGTGGCGGCGGATGGTACTTTACCTCGGTCGACGGTCCGGGCGGATTTTCCGACACTCAACACCGTTTCGGCGGCCACGTGGGTGGCGGAGTGCAGCTCTTTCTCACCGACCATATCTCCCTCGACAGCACCTATCGACACATCTGGCTCGAACGAGTTGAGTCGAAAGGCGCCGGCTTGGATGATAAGAAATTCGACGACAACGGACACATGGTGACCATAGGGCTGAACGTGCATTTTTAG
- a CDS encoding DUF1328 domain-containing protein encodes MLSWAVTFFVIAIIAGVLGLSGVAGTATNIAYILFVIFLIVAVVSFATGRRPPVT; translated from the coding sequence ATGTTAAGCTGGGCAGTCACATTCTTTGTCATCGCGATTATCGCCGGCGTATTGGGTCTTTCCGGTGTGGCAGGGACCGCCACCAATATCGCGTACATACTTTTCGTCATATTCTTGATCGTGGCCGTCGTGAGTTTTGCGACTGGTCGACGTCCCCCTGTGACCTAG
- a CDS encoding response regulator, which produces MGTPLRVLLLEDDEHDAELMVRELRRAGYDPDCRRVDSEDAYLEQLQCPPDIILSDNAMPGFSAMEALRHLHLRDVDLPLIIVSGSIGEEQAVSLLRHGAADYLMKDRPDRLGAAVAQALEQKRLRDDNRAAHRALQAKTTELLQSQERLRALASDLTLTEQRERRKLAHDLHDYLAQLLVVGRMKLRQAHNQVGEPTTVKRLEELDQILDDSLTYTRTLIADLAPPSLQDFGLLEALKWLREHMRSHGLSVTVRAEIDRINLPEDQAVLLFQSVRELLFNVIKHAQTNAALVVLDTMPTGELRMAVEDSGVGFDAAEPAARDSGSTRFGLFSVSERMQAMGGRIEMESSPGRGTRISMILPYWPSSDDKPSVLASHARVTSNGVGEIPGLRTTAPSDRLEPGDGGQNEEEASGQSETNRQDADAPRVRVMLVDDHIMVRKGIKSMLNNLESITVIGEASDGLEAVSLAKQLRPDIVIMDVNLPVLDGIAATTEITKQCPEVSVIGLSVHENPHLIEAIIRAGAVAFVSKGSVTEELYSAIEQAMRVKTKDV; this is translated from the coding sequence GTGGGTACGCCGCTGCGCGTGTTGTTGCTCGAAGATGATGAGCATGACGCTGAACTGATGGTGCGTGAGCTCCGGCGAGCCGGGTATGATCCCGATTGCCGGCGGGTGGACTCCGAAGACGCGTACCTTGAACAGCTTCAATGCCCGCCTGATATCATCCTTTCCGACAATGCCATGCCGGGCTTCAGCGCGATGGAGGCGTTGCGTCATCTGCATCTGCGTGACGTGGATCTTCCCTTGATCATTGTCTCCGGGTCCATCGGCGAGGAACAGGCCGTCTCCCTGCTTCGTCACGGCGCCGCGGATTATCTCATGAAGGATAGGCCGGACCGTTTGGGCGCCGCGGTGGCGCAAGCCCTGGAGCAAAAGAGACTGCGGGACGATAATCGAGCGGCGCACCGCGCCCTGCAAGCGAAAACGACCGAGCTGCTTCAGTCTCAGGAGCGACTCCGCGCGTTGGCGAGCGATCTGACGCTGACCGAACAACGAGAGCGGAGAAAGCTCGCTCATGATCTGCATGACTATCTCGCGCAACTCTTGGTTGTGGGTCGCATGAAATTGCGACAAGCTCACAACCAAGTCGGAGAACCGACGACGGTGAAGCGCTTGGAGGAGTTGGATCAGATTCTTGATGATTCATTGACCTATACACGGACGCTGATCGCTGATCTTGCACCACCGAGCCTCCAAGACTTCGGTCTCCTGGAGGCCCTCAAATGGCTCAGAGAACATATGCGAAGCCACGGGCTCTCCGTGACGGTTCGGGCGGAGATCGACCGTATTAACCTGCCGGAGGACCAGGCCGTGCTCCTGTTTCAATCGGTGCGGGAGTTGTTGTTCAATGTGATCAAACATGCCCAAACAAACGCGGCGCTCGTGGTATTGGACACCATGCCGACCGGCGAGCTTCGAATGGCCGTGGAAGATTCCGGCGTCGGCTTCGATGCCGCGGAGCCGGCCGCGCGTGACTCCGGCTCGACTCGATTCGGTCTTTTCAGCGTGAGCGAACGGATGCAGGCCATGGGTGGGCGAATCGAAATGGAATCTTCACCCGGCCGTGGAACCCGAATCTCGATGATTCTGCCGTATTGGCCGAGCAGTGACGACAAACCATCGGTCCTTGCTTCCCATGCCCGTGTGACATCCAACGGAGTCGGTGAAATTCCAGGTTTGAGGACCACGGCTCCATCTGACCGCTTGGAGCCGGGGGATGGAGGACAGAACGAGGAGGAAGCGTCGGGTCAATCAGAAACCAATCGCCAAGATGCCGATGCGCCAAGAGTCCGGGTCATGCTTGTCGATGACCATATCATGGTCCGAAAAGGGATCAAGAGCATGCTCAACAATCTCGAAAGCATTACGGTCATTGGGGAAGCGTCGGACGGCCTAGAGGCGGTGTCGTTGGCGAAACAACTCCGGCCGGACATCGTGATCATGGATGTGAATCTTCCGGTCTTGGATGGGATTGCGGCAACCACTGAGATCACCAAGCAGTGTCCCGAGGTAAGCGTGATCGGACTCTCGGTCCACGAAAATCCACACCTGATAGAAGCCATCATCAGGGCGGGTGCCGTCGCATTCGTCTCCAAAGGGTCCGTGACGGAAGAACTCTATTCAGCCATTGAGCAAGCCATGCGCGTGAAGACGAAAGATGTCTGA
- a CDS encoding response regulator, with the protein MNTTGPEYISVLLAEDNPDDVELTLRVFEQYHLANHIHVVRDGAEALDCLFSTGTYEKRDLCRQTKLILLDLKLPKVDGLEVLRRCKADPRTKSIPVVILTSSREEQDVVNSYQLGVNSYIVKPVDFHQFVEAIRQLNLYWLVLNQGLG; encoded by the coding sequence ATGAACACGACGGGGCCGGAATACATCTCAGTGCTGTTGGCGGAAGATAATCCGGATGATGTTGAGCTGACCCTCCGGGTCTTCGAGCAGTATCATTTGGCGAATCATATCCATGTCGTTCGAGACGGCGCCGAGGCGCTGGACTGTCTCTTCAGCACCGGCACGTATGAAAAGCGAGATCTGTGTCGCCAGACAAAACTCATCCTCCTCGATCTCAAGTTGCCGAAAGTCGACGGGCTGGAAGTGTTGCGCCGATGCAAGGCGGACCCTCGCACCAAGTCGATTCCGGTCGTCATTCTGACATCGTCGCGCGAAGAGCAGGATGTGGTGAACAGTTATCAGTTGGGCGTGAATAGTTATATCGTCAAACCGGTGGATTTTCATCAGTTTGTCGAGGCCATTCGGCAGCTGAATTTGTATTGGTTGGTCTTGAACCAGGGCCTGGGGTAA
- a CDS encoding sensor histidine kinase, with protein MLSRPQLFENMTQSLHRWRTPLWAFTPGPRWTWGVLVLSIGGIFFLDSVTPLGFVVWMLYLFPLWIASGMSVRHPSSFIFMIGGICAGMMLLGFWVSPLGIDRTIGFTNRLIGILAVGMTTWSLRQLMEQREILHRSEAELRDFVEGAAIGLHGESSDGTILWANQAELELLGYSREEYVGHSIREFHADPLVVEHILNALSAGHTLYNYEAKLLCKDGTTRDVSIVANVSWNKGRFNHSRCFTRDITFIKQAERQLAHLAAIVQSTDDAVISFSPDSRILTWNKGAEKLLGWTEAQAVGQPKWLFVPDVRLKESTALIETVLRKHIPQHIETQRLRKDGSPVDVSITLSPVLLKGRLLGVCETMRDITERKRAEQALLEANEELEAFSYTVSHDLRAPLRSINGFVKILIEDHGPALNDEARRCLGIIHKGAHRMGELIDDLLTFSRLSRSPMELRSIDPTDIIKEAWLELRQDHEGRTVEFIVNDDLPRCRADRRLLKQAWVNLLSNALKYTRPRARARIEIGWSGEDRPSKEVVYWIRDNGVGFDQRYVHKLFAVFQRLHRAEEFEGTGVGLAIVQRIAKRHGGRAWAEGRVDGGATFSMMLERVYEHDGAGIHLSAVGGR; from the coding sequence ATGCTATCGAGACCACAGTTGTTCGAGAATATGACACAGTCCCTCCATCGCTGGCGCACTCCTTTATGGGCCTTCACCCCGGGCCCTCGCTGGACCTGGGGTGTATTGGTCCTCAGTATCGGTGGAATATTTTTTCTCGACAGTGTGACCCCGCTGGGATTCGTCGTCTGGATGCTCTATCTCTTTCCTTTATGGATCGCCAGCGGCATGTCGGTCCGTCATCCTTCTTCCTTCATATTTATGATAGGCGGCATATGCGCGGGAATGATGTTGTTGGGATTCTGGGTCTCGCCTCTCGGGATCGATCGAACCATCGGATTCACCAATCGACTGATCGGCATACTGGCCGTGGGAATGACGACCTGGTCGTTGCGACAATTGATGGAACAGCGAGAAATACTGCACCGAAGCGAGGCTGAATTGCGGGATTTTGTAGAGGGCGCCGCTATCGGCCTGCACGGGGAAAGCTCCGATGGAACGATTCTCTGGGCCAATCAAGCGGAGTTGGAGTTGCTCGGTTACAGCCGAGAGGAGTATGTGGGCCACTCCATTCGCGAATTCCATGCCGACCCTCTGGTGGTAGAACATATTTTGAATGCGTTGTCCGCCGGTCACACCCTGTACAACTATGAAGCGAAACTCTTGTGCAAGGACGGAACCACTCGCGACGTGTCGATTGTCGCCAATGTCTCATGGAATAAGGGCCGCTTTAATCATTCACGATGTTTTACGCGTGATATTACGTTCATCAAGCAAGCGGAACGGCAACTGGCCCATCTGGCTGCGATCGTGCAGTCCACGGATGATGCCGTGATTTCGTTCTCGCCGGACTCGCGCATTCTCACATGGAACAAGGGGGCGGAGAAATTGTTGGGGTGGACGGAGGCTCAGGCCGTCGGGCAACCCAAATGGCTGTTTGTGCCCGATGTGCGGCTCAAGGAATCGACGGCCCTGATTGAAACCGTGCTGCGAAAGCATATCCCCCAGCATATCGAAACGCAGCGTCTCCGGAAAGATGGGAGCCCGGTGGATGTTTCCATCACCCTCTCTCCGGTGCTACTGAAAGGGCGCTTGTTAGGGGTGTGTGAAACCATGCGGGATATCACCGAGCGCAAACGGGCCGAGCAGGCGCTGCTTGAGGCCAACGAAGAACTTGAGGCGTTCAGTTACACTGTTTCTCATGACCTTCGGGCACCCCTGCGATCCATCAACGGCTTTGTCAAGATTCTCATCGAAGATCACGGTCCCGCGTTGAATGATGAGGCTCGCCGATGCTTGGGCATCATTCACAAGGGAGCTCATCGGATGGGAGAATTGATCGATGATCTGTTGACCTTCTCGCGCTTGTCGCGTTCTCCCATGGAACTGCGTTCCATCGATCCCACGGATATCATCAAAGAAGCCTGGCTCGAGCTCCGGCAGGATCACGAAGGGCGGACGGTCGAGTTCATCGTGAACGATGACCTGCCGCGCTGTCGCGCCGACCGTCGTCTGCTCAAACAGGCGTGGGTCAATCTGCTGTCCAATGCATTGAAATATACCCGTCCCCGCGCACGCGCGCGAATCGAGATCGGTTGGAGCGGAGAGGATCGGCCTTCCAAAGAAGTCGTCTATTGGATTCGCGACAATGGGGTCGGATTCGACCAACGATATGTCCATAAATTGTTCGCGGTGTTCCAGCGGCTGCACCGCGCCGAAGAATTCGAAGGGACCGGGGTGGGGCTGGCGATCGTCCAACGTATCGCGAAGCGCCACGGCGGCCGGGCATGGGCGGAAGGGCGTGTCGACGGCGGCGCAACCTTTTCCATGATGCTCGAGAGAGTCTATGAACACGACGGGGCCGGAATACATCTCAGTGCTGTTGGCGGAAGATAA
- a CDS encoding class I SAM-dependent methyltransferase, with the protein MLPVQTAYDQWADEYDDADPTTALDEPFVLSMLEPFDGCRILDLGCGTGRYARRIADPTVQVVGLDLSRAMLARARRTLPMPSPVCFVQASIEQLPLAPNSFDRVIAGLVLDHVHDLRAFFQETAAALRPGGRFIVSAVHPEMQRLTGSTVRFTAGGRNYAMAGTIHAVDSMTAAARAAGLTLHCLQEPRIDHALIARHPGWIMKVGCSALVLFAAQKSPLLSR; encoded by the coding sequence ATGTTGCCTGTTCAAACCGCTTACGATCAGTGGGCGGACGAATACGATGACGCGGATCCGACCACGGCTCTCGACGAACCGTTCGTGCTGTCCATGCTCGAACCGTTTGATGGATGTCGGATCCTGGATCTGGGTTGCGGGACTGGTCGATACGCGCGTCGAATCGCCGACCCGACCGTGCAAGTCGTGGGTCTCGACTTGTCGCGCGCCATGCTCGCTCGCGCGAGAAGGACTCTACCCATGCCGTCACCCGTTTGCTTCGTCCAGGCCTCGATCGAACAATTGCCTTTGGCGCCGAATTCATTCGACCGAGTGATTGCCGGTTTGGTGTTGGATCATGTCCACGATCTCCGGGCTTTCTTCCAAGAGACCGCCGCGGCGCTGCGGCCCGGCGGCAGATTCATCGTCTCGGCGGTACACCCGGAAATGCAGCGCCTCACCGGATCGACCGTCCGATTCACGGCCGGAGGACGGAACTATGCCATGGCTGGAACCATACATGCGGTTGATTCCATGACAGCGGCCGCGCGAGCCGCCGGCTTGACGCTCCACTGTCTTCAGGAGCCACGCATCGATCACGCGCTGATCGCTCGCCATCCCGGCTGGATCATGAAAGTGGGGTGCTCGGCATTGGTGCTGTTCGCGGCTCAAAAATCTCCACTCCTCTCGCGTTAG